The proteins below come from a single Stomoxys calcitrans chromosome 1, idStoCalc2.1, whole genome shotgun sequence genomic window:
- the LOC106091180 gene encoding tubulin polyglutamylase complex subunit 2 isoform X2 yields MSKKLFPEDAFFENLLLGLNNTLAEVPRICNVTIDKRQPCEKSQLVTWEQRHGVYLPEDMKKFYLSTDGFMLQWSYQYAPNDIRKVGYIHFRHLLEISLLRENVEMTTAAGPTNDQWGNPLPVLGAKTKIFEINTINEVAKVCLLYDSSGCNISPKIYLLELSNLKWVFLADSFKQLFLLLAPHLLEENETRRSRLINPGPEHPYNVIDPNIFRVKFKTTSIKAGTTGKHK; encoded by the exons atgtcTAAAAAACTTTTTCCAGAAGATGCATTTTTCGAAAACCTTTTATTAGGTTTAAACAATACTTTAG CTGAAGTGCCACGCATATGCAATGTAACGATAGACAAACGTCAACCATGTGAGAAATCCCAACTTGTGACTTGGGAACAAAGACATGGAGTTTATTTGCCAgaagatatgaaaaaattttacctCTCCACTGATGGTTTCATGTTGCAATGGAGCTATCAATATGCTC ccaatgatataagaaaagttggATATATTCACTTTCGGCAtttattagaaatttcattGTTACGTGAAAATGTTGAAATG ACTACGGCGGCCGGGCCTACCAATGATCAATGGGGTAATCCACTTCCTGTTCTTGGGgcgaaaacaaaaatatttgaaattaataCCATAAACGAAGTAGCAAAGGTTTGCCTTCTATATGACTCTTCCGGATGTAAtatatcgccaaaaatttatcTCTTGGAATTAAGCAATCTAAAGTGGGTATTCCTAGCGGACAGCTTCA AGCAACTATTTTTGTTATTGGCTCCACACCTATTGGAAGAAAATGAAACTCGCAGATCTCGTTTAATTAATCCAGGACCTGAACACCCCTACAATGTAATTGACCCTAATATATTCCGCGTTAAATTCAAGACTACATCCATAAAAGCAGGAACCACAGGAAAGCATAAATAA
- the LOC106091180 gene encoding tubulin polyglutamylase complex subunit 2 isoform X1 produces MSKKLFPEDAFFENLLLGLNNTLAEVPRICNVTIDKRQPCEKSQLVTWEQRHGVYLPEDMKKFYLSTDGFMLQWSYQYAPNDIRKVGYIHFRHLLEISLLRENVEMTTAAGPTNDQWGNPLPVLGAKTKIFEINTINEVAKVCLLYDSSGCNISPKIYLLELSNLKWVFLADSFSEYLRMAIAHLGLPYWELCFASCGLPSWTEQLFLLLAPHLLEENETRRSRLINPGPEHPYNVIDPNIFRVKFKTTSIKAGTTGKHK; encoded by the exons atgtcTAAAAAACTTTTTCCAGAAGATGCATTTTTCGAAAACCTTTTATTAGGTTTAAACAATACTTTAG CTGAAGTGCCACGCATATGCAATGTAACGATAGACAAACGTCAACCATGTGAGAAATCCCAACTTGTGACTTGGGAACAAAGACATGGAGTTTATTTGCCAgaagatatgaaaaaattttacctCTCCACTGATGGTTTCATGTTGCAATGGAGCTATCAATATGCTC ccaatgatataagaaaagttggATATATTCACTTTCGGCAtttattagaaatttcattGTTACGTGAAAATGTTGAAATG ACTACGGCGGCCGGGCCTACCAATGATCAATGGGGTAATCCACTTCCTGTTCTTGGGgcgaaaacaaaaatatttgaaattaataCCATAAACGAAGTAGCAAAGGTTTGCCTTCTATATGACTCTTCCGGATGTAAtatatcgccaaaaatttatcTCTTGGAATTAAGCAATCTAAAGTGGGTATTCCTAGCGGACAGCTTCAGTGAGTACTTACGTATGGCCATTGCACATTTGGGGTTGCCCTATTGGGAATTGTGTTTTGCTTCATGTGGTTTACCTTCTTGGACAGAGCAACTATTTTTGTTATTGGCTCCACACCTATTGGAAGAAAATGAAACTCGCAGATCTCGTTTAATTAATCCAGGACCTGAACACCCCTACAATGTAATTGACCCTAATATATTCCGCGTTAAATTCAAGACTACATCCATAAAAGCAGGAACCACAGGAAAGCATAAATAA
- the LOC106091180 gene encoding tubulin polyglutamylase complex subunit 2 isoform X3, giving the protein MSKKLFPEDAFFENLLLGLNNTLAEVPRICNVTIDKRQPCEKSQLVTWEQRHGVYLPEDMKKFYLSTDGFMLQWSYQYAPNDIRKVGYIHFRHLLEISLLRENVEMTTAAGPTNDQWGNPLPVLGAKTKIFEINTINEVAKVCLLYDSSGCNISPKIYLLELSNLKATIFVIGSTPIGRK; this is encoded by the exons atgtcTAAAAAACTTTTTCCAGAAGATGCATTTTTCGAAAACCTTTTATTAGGTTTAAACAATACTTTAG CTGAAGTGCCACGCATATGCAATGTAACGATAGACAAACGTCAACCATGTGAGAAATCCCAACTTGTGACTTGGGAACAAAGACATGGAGTTTATTTGCCAgaagatatgaaaaaattttacctCTCCACTGATGGTTTCATGTTGCAATGGAGCTATCAATATGCTC ccaatgatataagaaaagttggATATATTCACTTTCGGCAtttattagaaatttcattGTTACGTGAAAATGTTGAAATG ACTACGGCGGCCGGGCCTACCAATGATCAATGGGGTAATCCACTTCCTGTTCTTGGGgcgaaaacaaaaatatttgaaattaataCCATAAACGAAGTAGCAAAGGTTTGCCTTCTATATGACTCTTCCGGATGTAAtatatcgccaaaaatttatcTCTTGGAATTAAGCAATCTAAA AGCAACTATTTTTGTTATTGGCTCCACACCTATTGGAAGAAAATGA
- the LOC106087881 gene encoding anoctamin-5, with product MSEQSNAIKRHVGRESSASDTQHPFQHPPPYAIRVDSLEEDPSTAPITESNSHEDLIVQDPDDEEGNARTTHYKEATQQFPRFLSVPALRNAPTRTMGRRQIVSSPAKSERMNRDGSSKKIPARRLSQDSGIVAGRLFNGADLSLFDTGPLSSFSIHHPRTSTDNIYALLVNEAEIRNCDKDTSLTTPQHSPETEMTMLAPFPYSSNNDNGNSNNTHQRNRLGSANSNNQYNDKWRPNYYKSHNMSIPLPTHLETDSAEPSPTQAFGPKIDNMENLPGTAMHRSLALQLSAPPTPDTMDHNSLVNDYVQPPDELEKPMIKSQVSMLEDQFAYKQLISYEKAQLNSKPTSMESSLNGSVFNNSRKESKRNSMEEEQSRRVSKQDREGLDSESLMFRDGRRKIDMVLAWEEEDLGVMTEAESRKRDNRKTFMENLIKEGLEVELEDKSQSFNECTYFLKIHLPWRLETRLAEVMNLKLPVKRFITISVKSPWEEENIVSRNITYWKEVWHKLTQKIQLEASVLEGETTFKAATANGNPEEQFIVKDRATAYTSAQRSQMVMQILLRTPFDDSDRCGIRRLLNDNTYLACFPLHEGRYDRPHSSGVSLDRRVLYQTWAHPSQWYKKQPLCLVRKYFGDKISLYFCWLGFYTEMLVYPSIVGTLCFIYGLATLESEDNTPSKEICNEWGPGNITLCPLCDKACSYQRLSQSCLFSRITYLFDNPSTVFFAIFMSFWATTFLELWKRKQSVVVWEWDLNSVESDEENRPEFETNATNFRINPVTREKEPYMSTWNRSIRFVITGSAVFFMIVVVLSAVLGTIIYRISMVTVIYGGGGFFLNAHAKLFTTITAALINLVVIMILTRIYHRLAIRLTNLENPRTHTEYEDSYTFKIFFFEFMNFYSSLIYIAFFKGRFFDYPGDDQARRSDFFRLKNDICDPAGCLSELCIQLAIIMVGKQCWNNFMEYLFPKFYNWWRQRKHKQATKDESHLHMAWEQDYHMQDPGRLALFDEYLEMILQYGFVTLFVAAFPLAPLFALLNNVAEIRLDAYKMVTQARRPLAERVEDIGAWYGILRIITYTAVVSNAFVIAYTSDFIPRMVYKFVYSESNTLAGYIEHSLSVFNTSDYKEEWGAKTEKDPDTCYYRGYRNGPQDYEPYGLSPHYWHVFAARLAFVVVFEHVVFVITGIMQFIIPDIPAEVKTQMQREQLLAKEAKYQHGMKRAQGDSQDLISVFREAGSRQSNASLQFSGSDGGQFATRRSWARRFSRLSDGLDAHVEVPSRPRRSMESTVWEVS from the exons ATGAGTGAACAGAGTAATGCAATCAAACGACATGTGGGTCGAGAATCCTCCGCGTCAGACACTCAACACCCATTCCAACATCCCCCACCATATGCCATACGTGTTGATAGCCTGGAAGAGGATCCAAGTACGGCCCCCATAACCGAATCCAATTCACATGAGGACCTTATTGTTCAAGATCCCGATGATGAGGAAGGAAATGCAAGGACAACCCATTACAAAGAGGCCACACAACAGTTTCCAC GATTCCTTTCGGTGCCAGCTTTGCGCAATGCTCCAACACGAACTATGGGTAGAAGACAAATTGTCTCCAGTCCAGCCAAAAGTGAGCGCATGAACCGTGATGGTTCAAGTAAAAAAATACCAGCTCGAAGGTTGAGTCAGGACAGTGGCATTGTGGCAGGTCGTCTATTTAATGGAGCG GATTTAAGCCTTTTTGATACTGGACCTTTAAGCTCATTCAGTATACATCATCCAAGAACATCGACCGATAACATTTATGCTCTTCTTGTTAACGAGGCGGAAATTCGAAACTGCGATAAAGATACATCACTCACTACACCTCAACACTCACCGGAAACGGAAATGACAATGTTAGCGCCTTTTCCTTACTCTAGCAACAACGACAACGGTAATAGCAATAACACCCATCAACGCAATAGACTGGGCAGTGCCAACAGCAACAATCAATACAATGACAAATGGCGTCCTAATTATTATAAATCTCACAATATGTCCATACCGCTGCCTACCCATTTGGAAACGGATTCGGCCGAACCCAGTCCCACCCAAGCATTTGGACCCAAAATTGATAACATGGAAAACTTACCCGGTACAGCAATGCATCGCTCTTTAGCCTTACAATTGTCCGCCCCACCTACCCCAGACACCATGGACCACAATTCTTTGGTCAATGATTATGTACAACCACCTGATGAGTTGGAAAAACCTATGATTAAGAGTCAGGTTTCAATGCTGGAAGATCAATTTGCCTATAAACAACTAATATCCTATGAAAAGGCCCAGTTAAACTCAAAACCCACATCAATGGAGTCCAGCCTTAATGGAAGTGTTTTCAATAACAGTCGTAAGGAGAGCAAACGTAACTCCATGGAGGAGGAACAATCGCGACGTGTAAGCAAACAGGATCGCGAAGGTCTTGACTCAGAATCATTAATGTTTCGCGATGGTCGTCGTAAAATCGATATGGTTTTGGCTTGGGAAGAGGAAGATTTGGGTGTAATGACTGAAGCTGAATCAAGAAAACGAGATAATCGCAAAACATTCATGGAAAACCTAATTAAAGAGGGCCTCGAAGTAGAGTTAGAAGATAAATCGCAATCATTCAATGAAtgtacatattttttaaaaattcatttacccTGGCGTTTGGAAACTCGTCTGGCCGAGGTAATGAATCTCAAATTGCCAGTGAAAAGATTCATTACCATATCGGTAAAATCTCCATGG GAAGAGGAAAACATTGTTTCGCGTAATATTACCTACTGGAAAGAGGTATGGCATAAATTAACTCAAAAAATACAATTGGAAGCAAGTGTTTTAGAAGGCGAGacgacttttaaggctgcaaCGGCCAATGGAAACCCGGAAGAACA gtttattgttAAAGACCGAGCAACTGCCTACACCAGTGCCCAAAGATCTCAAATGGTCATGCAAATTCTCTTGAGAACACCCTTTGATGATAGTGATCGCTGTGGCATACGGCGTCTCTTGAATGACAACACATATTTGGCTTGTTTTCCACTGCATGAAGGTCGCTATGATCGTCCTCATTCCAGTGGAGTATCATTGGACCGACGAGTTCTATATCAAACATGGGCCCATCCCTCACAGTGGTATAAAAAGCAACCACTGTGTCTTGTGCGCAAATATTTTGGTGATAAAATATCATTGTACTTTTGTTGGCTGGGCTTCTACACGGAAATGTTGGTCTATCCATCGATAGTGGGCACCTTATGCTTTATCTACGGACTAGCTACTCTGGAGTCTGAGGATAATACACCTAGTAAGGAAATATGTAATGAATGGGGACCGGGCAACATAACGCTATGTCCTTTGTGTGACAAGGCTTGCAGTTATCAGCGGCTCTCACAGTCTTGTTTATTCTCAAGAATCACATATCTTTTTGACAATCCGTCGACGgtattttttgcaatatttatgTCCTTTTGGG CAACAACATTTTTGGAGCTGTGGAAACGTAAGCAGTCTGTGGTTGTTTGGGAATGGGATCTAAACAGCGTAGAATCAGATGAAGAAAATCGCCCAGAATTTGAAACAAATGCGACAAATTTTCGCATAAATCCTGTCACTAGAGAAAAAGAGCCATACATGTCAACTTGGAATAGAAGCATACGTTTTGTGATCACAGGAAGTGCAGTATTTTTCATG ATAGTTGTGGTTCTCTCTGCTGTCTTGGGTACCATTATCTATCGCATTTCCATGGTCACAGTTATATATGGGGGCGGTGGATTTTTCTTGAATGCGCATGCCAAACTATTCACCACTATAACAGCTGCCCTTATCAATTTGGTTGTTATCATGATATTAACAAGG ATTTATCATCGTCTGGCTATACGTCTAACAAATCTGGAAAATCCTCGCACTCACACAGAATATGAGGATTCATATACATTCAAGATATTCTTTTTTGAATTCATGAATTTTTATTCATCCCTGATCTATATTGCTTTCTTCAAGGGACGTTTCTTCGACTATCCCGGCGATGATCAGGCTCGCCGTAGTGACTTTTTTCGCTTGAAGAACGATATTTGCGACCCGGCAGGTTGCCTTTCCGAATTATGTATTCAATTGGCCATTATAATGGTGGGCAAACAGTGTTGGAATAATTTTATGGAGTACTTGTTTCCCAAATTTTACAATTGGTGGAGACAGAGAAAACACAAACAGGCTACGAAAGATGAAAGTCATTTGCATATGGCCTGGGAACAGGACTATCATATGCAGGATCCTGGGCGACTGGCTTTGTTTGATGAGTATTTAGAAATGA TTCTCCAGTATGGTTTTGTAACCCTTTTTGTAGCTGCTTTTCCTTTGGCGCCCCTGTTCGCATTACTGAataatgttgccgaaattcgtTTGGATGCTTACAAAATGGTAACTCAAGCCCGTCGCCCCTTAGCAGAACGAGTCGAAGATATTGGTGCCTGGTATGGGATATTAAGAATTATCACCTACACAGCCGTTGTCTCAAATGCCTTTGTGATAGCCTACACAAGTGATTTTATACCAAGAATGGTTTATAAATTTGTCTATTCAGAATCGAATACTTTAGCTGGTTACATTGAACACTCGCTGTCTGTATTTAATACTTCGGATTATAAAGAAGAATGGGGTGCCAAAACCGAAAAGGATCCAGATACATGTTATTATAGGGGTTATAG AAATGGTCCTCAAGATTATGAACCCTATGGATTGAGCCCACATTATTGGCACGTTTTTGCTGCTCGTCTTGCATTTGTTGTGGTGTTTGAG CATGTGGTTTTCGTTATTACCGGCATTATGCAATTCATTATACCTGACATACCTGCCGAAGTAAAAACCCAAATGCAAAGAGAACAACTATTGGCCAAAGAAGCCAAATATCAGCATGGCATGAAGAGAGCTCAAGGCGACAGCCAGGACCTAATAAGTGTATTTCGGGAGGCCGGAAGTCGGCAAAGTAATGCCAGTTTACAATTTTCTGGCTCGGATGGAGGACAATTTGCAACAAGACGTAGTTGGGCTCGACGTTTTTCACGTTTAAGTGATGGTTTAGATGCCCATGTTGAGGTACCATCACGGCCAAGGCGTTCCATGGAGTCTACTGTTTGGGAAGTTTCCTGA